A section of the Pseudanabaena mucicola str. Chao 1806 genome encodes:
- a CDS encoding DUF29 domain-containing protein, with protein sequence MTTLYEQDYGLWAEQMTDLIAAGRFNELDIENLVEEVRDLSKRERDHLLSSLRLIVHHLLKLDYQPQRRSKSWQTTIQRERNNITFYLKDIPSLKRYLTDDWLSEVYINARLNAMKESGLSDSSNYPKVLP encoded by the coding sequence ATGACAACTTTATACGAGCAAGATTATGGATTGTGGGCTGAGCAGATGACAGATCTCATTGCGGCTGGACGTTTTAATGAGTTAGATATCGAGAATTTAGTGGAGGAGGTACGCGATTTGTCTAAGCGTGAGCGCGATCACCTGTTGAGCAGTTTGCGATTAATTGTGCATCATTTACTGAAGTTGGACTATCAACCACAGCGCAGGTCAAAGAGTTGGCAAACTACAATTCAGCGTGAGCGAAATAATATTACATTTTATTTAAAAGATATTCCCAGCCTCAAACGTTACTTAACTGATGATTGGTTAAGTGAAGTCTACATTAATGCTCGCTTAAATGCCATGAAGGAGTCAGGCTTATCAGATTCAAGCAACTACCCCAAAGTTTTACCATAG
- a CDS encoding glycosyltransferase family 2 protein has protein sequence MTKENVYIIIPVHNRKVITLKCLATLEDNGDLAKYYVIVVDDGSTDGTSEAIKSLYSEVIILEGDGNLWWTGAVKKGMEYAYKNGAEYLIWLNDDCYPQKETIPKLIKTCRTDKQIVAGAQSLDPETFQPSYAGIIVRRNQIVQIHTLKGLLECDGLSGNLVCLHRNLIKDIEYPNFKLFPQYYGDVTYTHQAKKNNYRLLIQGDAIAFCKNDHPNISWLNPNKSLLSYWQDYFKIGSPQYWKAELNYYGEMFGFRGFALYLYQKIIRFWIFFVIIKFIPSSWRQYLKKLKHELKHDSSCL, from the coding sequence ATGACTAAAGAAAATGTCTACATTATTATTCCTGTCCATAATCGCAAAGTTATCACACTAAAGTGTTTAGCGACCTTAGAAGATAATGGAGATCTTGCAAAATATTATGTAATTGTTGTCGATGATGGTTCAACAGATGGAACTAGTGAAGCAATTAAATCTCTCTATTCAGAGGTAATTATATTAGAAGGAGATGGCAACTTATGGTGGACAGGTGCTGTTAAAAAAGGAATGGAGTATGCTTATAAAAATGGAGCGGAATATTTAATTTGGTTAAACGATGATTGCTATCCTCAAAAAGAGACTATTCCAAAATTAATCAAAACTTGTCGGACTGATAAACAAATTGTAGCTGGCGCTCAATCTTTAGACCCTGAGACCTTCCAACCAAGTTATGCAGGTATCATTGTTAGACGAAATCAAATTGTCCAAATTCATACTTTAAAAGGTCTATTAGAATGTGATGGACTAAGTGGTAACTTAGTTTGTTTACATAGAAATTTAATCAAAGATATTGAATATCCTAATTTTAAATTGTTTCCTCAATATTATGGAGATGTTACATATACACATCAAGCAAAAAAGAATAACTATAGATTGTTAATCCAAGGAGATGCAATCGCATTTTGTAAAAATGATCATCCAAATATTTCTTGGTTAAATCCTAATAAATCGCTGTTATCCTACTGGCAAGACTACTTTAAGATAGGATCACCACAATATTGGAAAGCAGAGTTAAATTATTATGGAGAAATGTTTGGGTTTAGAGGTTTCGCTTTGTATTTATATCAAAAAATTATTCGATTCTGGATCTTCTTTGTTATTATCAAATTTATACCATCTTCTTGGCGACAATATTTAAAGAAATTAAAACATGAACTTAAACACGATTCAAGTTGCCTATGA
- a CDS encoding glycosyltransferase family 4 protein: MNLNTIQVAYDISILGQGYTNSKARTGIYRAVESLLLEIIQKNQIDFNVLCLNKDSSYWDYLTTEIYIENLNQVISTITPYPSNFFLQKPYKSLVERYCYTLKTRMTLNPLNYKLIQAIKLNIQLLDRAILKPDISHINLDLYHSTYFPLPRLSNNLKKVITIYDLIPQIFPDFVTSQVKRRGRRIIDSININKDWITCISENTKQDFCNYTGMNPERVFVTPLAASENFYPVSDPAIISQKLKQYQIPEQPYLLSLCTLEPRKNLNFLLQCFAQLLAQDPSLDLNLVLVGVSGWKNNNIFQTVQNNSLLKKHVIFTGYIPDHDLSAIYSGALAFVYPSLYEGFGLPPLEAMQCGTPVITSNTSSLPEVVGDAGIIINPHQSDDLCQAMLELINNATLRNQLSQKGIDRATQFSWAKCAAETIKVYKIAANS; the protein is encoded by the coding sequence ATGAACTTAAACACGATTCAAGTTGCCTATGATATTTCAATTTTAGGACAAGGATATACTAATTCTAAAGCCAGAACAGGTATTTACAGAGCTGTAGAATCATTGTTGTTAGAAATCATCCAAAAAAATCAAATTGATTTTAATGTTCTCTGCTTAAACAAAGACAGTAGCTATTGGGATTATCTAACTACTGAAATCTATATTGAAAATCTCAATCAAGTAATATCTACCATTACACCTTATCCTTCTAATTTCTTTTTGCAAAAACCATATAAAAGCTTAGTTGAACGATATTGTTATACGTTAAAAACTAGGATGACATTGAATCCTCTAAACTATAAGTTAATACAAGCAATCAAACTAAATATTCAGCTTTTAGATAGAGCTATTTTAAAACCAGATATATCACACATTAATCTGGATTTATATCATTCAACTTATTTTCCCCTTCCTCGTTTATCTAATAATCTCAAAAAAGTGATTACGATTTATGATTTAATTCCTCAAATTTTTCCAGATTTTGTAACATCACAGGTAAAAAGAAGAGGGAGACGAATTATAGATAGTATAAATATAAACAAAGATTGGATTACCTGCATTTCTGAAAACACCAAACAGGATTTTTGCAACTATACAGGCATGAACCCAGAGCGAGTTTTTGTGACACCTCTTGCAGCTAGCGAAAATTTCTATCCTGTCAGTGATCCAGCAATAATTTCTCAAAAACTCAAACAATATCAAATACCCGAACAACCCTATCTCCTGAGTCTATGCACCCTCGAACCTCGCAAAAATCTTAATTTTCTGTTGCAATGCTTTGCACAACTCCTTGCCCAAGATCCAAGCTTAGACCTTAATCTTGTTCTCGTTGGTGTTAGTGGATGGAAAAACAACAACATCTTTCAAACTGTTCAAAACAATTCCTTATTAAAAAAACACGTCATTTTTACAGGATACATCCCCGATCATGACCTCAGTGCTATTTATAGCGGCGCATTAGCTTTTGTCTATCCCTCTTTATATGAGGGCTTCGGCTTACCACCCCTCGAAGCTATGCAATGCGGAACTCCTGTGATCACCTCTAATACTAGTTCCTTGCCCGAAGTCGTAGGCGATGCAGGAATAATAATTAATCCCCATCAATCAGACGATCTCTGTCAAGCGATGCTAGAACTAATTAACAATGCAACTCTTAGAAATCAACTATCGCAAAAAGGCATCGATCGCGCGACTCAATTTAGTTGGGCAAAATGTGCAGCAGAAACAATTAAAGTTTATAAAATTGCCGCTAATTCATAG
- a CDS encoding PAS domain-containing protein translates to MILAKNGKEVIDLVKQYQPDLIVMDIQMSPIATSLTSIDLKSAIIPNPLVVNADLKVIDAITQMSNVLLRANAKQEMDPLEVICQEARASCVLVIEAAKVIGIITERDVVRLSAQRRSLEHLTVREVMSSPVFTLQEKDCTDLLAVVNLLRQNHIRHLPIVDQSDLLLGIITYDSLWQMSRPLESPSSNAPHNDEELDARFESQKVATKIVTEMVTSFYQQAQTKQFEHQQMQTALRQSEETLKLFIKYVPVGIVMLDVNLCYVHASQRWVDEYRLESVEAIIGKSHYEIFPEIPENWRQIHRRCLQGAIERAEQDLFVRADGTHQWIRWEIRPWRTSNQEIGGVIFFSEDITEKVQAEINLQESEERLRLALRAANQGLYDLNLRTGEAIVNPEYATMLGYDYATFVETNAKWIERLHPDDREIAVNIYQEYIIGNLTEYKVEFRQLTQSGEWKWILSLGKIVEWDEAGNPIRMLGTHTDISDRKLAEEQAQRRLDILEAARDVIASTDVEGRVTFINQTGKLILGIDPDTDIYNTNIPDYHPPHIAEFILQEALPQCVQQGFWSGETIFRRKDGSEFPALQVIVCHRGSDHKINQFSTIARDISELKQAEKERLLNEQVQRELKLLENILDIVLAGYWDWDIPENYEYLSPRFKQMFGYEDHEIANLPESWQRLIFPEDLPKALEAFERHVQSRGAVPYSVEVRYRHKNGSIVWVICSGKVIEWDLDGNPIRMIGCHIDISDRKQTEEQLRESKEELERFFSVSLDLLCIADMEGHFCRLNRSWESTFGYDLAELEGRKFLDFVHPEDIAVTLESMSALSNQEAVIAFVNRYRCKDGTYRYIEWYSRPYGNSIYAAARDITNRKYAEEEILEKQRFIQKIADASPNILYLYDLQEHRNVYCNREVSAVLGYTAAEIQAMGSDLFTNLMHPDDLPRIYGYYQKINASQDGDIFELEYRMRHINGEYRWLYSRDSIFSRDEQGHPKQTIGTAQDISARKQSESALRNLSDRLTLAVKSAAIGIWDWDVIQNVLQWDDRMYELYGIKPEQFANAYDAWASTLHPDDRINTENAIQQALRGEKEYDPEFRVVLPDGNSRFIKAYSLVQRNAQGEPLRMVGINFDISDRRRTEALIQQTTAQLEASNRELEAFAYSVSHDLRAPLRAIDGFSNALMEDYGDKFDEDGRDYFERIRRNIQRMGLLIDDLLRLSRVSRSEMQYSQVNLSSLVEEQIHELQESDSQRQVEVIIAPEIIVSADITLMRVIINNLIQNAWKFTSNHATARIEFGLIKQDEQSVYFVRDDGAGFDMNYTKMLFGVFQRLHNANEFHGTGIGLATVQRVIHRHGGKVWAEGEVEKGATFYFTLPNNPTRIDILQN, encoded by the coding sequence GTGATCCTAGCTAAAAATGGTAAAGAAGTGATTGATCTTGTGAAACAATATCAACCTGACTTGATTGTGATGGATATTCAAATGTCTCCCATAGCAACTTCTCTCACTTCCATTGATTTGAAATCAGCGATCATTCCTAATCCATTGGTGGTTAATGCTGATCTGAAGGTGATTGATGCGATCACACAAATGTCTAATGTATTGTTAAGGGCTAATGCAAAACAAGAAATGGATCCGTTAGAAGTCATTTGTCAGGAGGCAAGGGCTAGTTGTGTATTAGTAATTGAGGCAGCAAAAGTTATTGGCATTATCACCGAACGGGATGTTGTTAGATTGAGTGCCCAAAGGCGATCTCTGGAACACTTAACTGTGCGTGAGGTCATGTCCTCTCCAGTATTTACACTCCAAGAAAAAGACTGTACTGATTTACTCGCAGTGGTGAATCTGTTACGGCAAAATCATATTCGTCATTTGCCGATTGTCGATCAGAGCGATCTGCTATTGGGAATAATCACCTATGATAGTCTGTGGCAAATGTCTAGACCTTTGGAATCACCAAGTTCTAATGCTCCGCATAATGATGAAGAGCTAGATGCCAGATTTGAGAGTCAGAAGGTAGCCACCAAAATTGTAACCGAAATGGTAACTTCATTTTATCAACAGGCGCAAACTAAACAGTTTGAACACCAGCAAATGCAAACGGCGCTACGACAGAGTGAAGAAACTCTCAAATTATTTATCAAATATGTCCCTGTGGGTATCGTCATGCTAGATGTTAATCTATGCTATGTCCATGCGAGCCAGAGATGGGTAGATGAATATCGACTGGAATCCGTAGAGGCAATCATCGGCAAATCTCATTATGAGATCTTTCCTGAAATTCCTGAAAATTGGCGACAAATTCATCGACGGTGTTTGCAAGGGGCAATTGAGCGAGCGGAGCAGGACTTGTTTGTGCGTGCTGATGGAACTCATCAGTGGATTAGGTGGGAGATTCGTCCTTGGCGCACAAGTAATCAAGAGATTGGGGGGGTAATCTTTTTTTCTGAGGATATTACAGAAAAAGTTCAAGCAGAAATTAATTTACAAGAAAGTGAAGAACGCTTAAGGCTCGCTCTTAGGGCTGCTAATCAAGGATTATATGACTTGAATTTGCGAACAGGTGAAGCGATCGTTAATCCTGAATATGCGACTATGTTGGGCTATGACTATGCGACCTTTGTGGAAACAAATGCAAAGTGGATTGAACGCCTGCATCCAGATGATCGCGAGATTGCAGTAAATATCTATCAAGAATACATAATTGGTAATCTGACTGAATATAAAGTGGAGTTTCGCCAACTTACTCAAAGTGGCGAATGGAAATGGATCCTCTCTTTGGGCAAAATTGTCGAATGGGATGAAGCAGGTAATCCGATTCGGATGCTAGGAACCCATACTGACATTAGCGATCGCAAACTTGCTGAAGAACAAGCACAGCGTCGTCTGGATATTCTCGAAGCCGCCCGTGATGTAATAGCTTCTACAGATGTTGAAGGTCGTGTTACATTTATCAATCAAACTGGAAAATTGATATTGGGAATAGACCCTGATACAGATATTTACAATACAAATATTCCTGATTATCATCCACCCCATATCGCCGAGTTTATTTTGCAGGAAGCTCTTCCCCAATGTGTCCAACAAGGATTTTGGTCAGGTGAAACTATATTCCGCCGCAAAGATGGTTCAGAATTCCCTGCATTGCAAGTGATTGTCTGTCACCGTGGCAGCGATCATAAAATCAACCAATTCTCGACGATTGCTAGAGATATTAGCGAACTTAAGCAAGCAGAAAAAGAGCGACTGCTTAATGAACAAGTTCAGAGAGAACTCAAGCTGCTAGAGAATATTTTGGATATTGTCTTAGCTGGTTATTGGGATTGGGATATTCCTGAAAATTATGAATACCTCAGTCCTAGATTTAAACAAATGTTTGGATATGAAGACCATGAGATCGCTAACTTGCCCGAAAGCTGGCAACGACTGATCTTTCCTGAAGATTTACCCAAAGCCCTAGAAGCTTTTGAGCGCCATGTCCAGAGTCGTGGTGCAGTACCCTACTCCGTCGAAGTGCGCTATCGTCATAAAAATGGTTCCATAGTTTGGGTGATTTGTTCAGGAAAAGTGATTGAATGGGATCTCGATGGCAATCCGATACGGATGATTGGTTGCCATATTGATATTAGCGATCGCAAACAAACTGAGGAACAATTGCGAGAGTCAAAAGAAGAATTAGAACGCTTTTTCAGTGTGTCTTTGGATTTACTCTGTATTGCCGATATGGAAGGACATTTCTGTCGTCTCAATCGCTCTTGGGAAAGTACCTTCGGCTATGACCTCGCTGAACTTGAGGGTAGGAAATTCTTAGATTTCGTGCATCCCGAAGACATTGCAGTCACCCTAGAATCTATGTCTGCTTTAAGTAACCAAGAGGCAGTAATCGCCTTTGTCAATCGCTATCGATGCAAAGATGGAACCTATCGCTATATCGAGTGGTATTCACGTCCCTATGGTAATTCTATCTATGCAGCGGCACGGGATATTACGAATCGCAAATATGCTGAAGAAGAGATTTTAGAAAAGCAGCGATTTATTCAGAAAATTGCCGATGCATCTCCCAATATTCTCTATCTCTATGATTTGCAAGAGCATCGCAATGTTTACTGCAATCGCGAAGTCTCCGCCGTGCTAGGCTATACTGCTGCCGAGATTCAAGCTATGGGGTCGGATTTGTTTACCAATCTGATGCATCCCGATGACCTTCCTAGAATTTATGGCTATTATCAAAAAATTAATGCATCTCAAGATGGTGATATCTTTGAACTGGAATATCGGATGCGTCATATCAATGGTGAATATCGCTGGCTCTATAGTCGTGATTCGATATTTAGTCGAGATGAGCAAGGACATCCTAAACAGACCATTGGCACGGCTCAAGATATTAGCGCTCGCAAGCAATCTGAATCTGCTCTCCGCAATCTCTCTGATCGCTTAACCCTTGCTGTCAAATCCGCAGCGATCGGCATTTGGGATTGGGATGTTATCCAAAACGTTCTCCAATGGGATGATCGGATGTATGAGCTATATGGAATTAAACCAGAGCAATTTGCTAATGCCTACGATGCTTGGGCAAGCACCTTACATCCAGATGATCGCATCAATACCGAAAATGCGATTCAACAGGCTTTGCGTGGCGAAAAAGAATATGATCCTGAATTTAGAGTTGTTTTGCCTGATGGAAATAGCCGCTTTATTAAAGCTTATTCTTTAGTACAACGTAATGCTCAAGGCGAACCACTACGAATGGTAGGGATTAACTTTGACATTAGCGATCGCAGGAGAACAGAAGCCCTGATCCAGCAAACTACAGCACAATTAGAAGCCTCTAACCGTGAGTTAGAAGCCTTTGCCTATTCTGTATCCCATGATTTGCGTGCACCCTTACGAGCGATCGATGGCTTTAGTAATGCCTTAATGGAGGACTATGGAGATAAATTTGATGAGGATGGGCGCGACTACTTTGAGCGCATTCGGCGCAATATTCAACGTATGGGACTGCTTATTGATGATTTACTGCGGCTCTCCCGTGTTTCCCGATCAGAAATGCAATATAGCCAAGTCAATCTAAGTAGCCTAGTCGAAGAGCAAATCCATGAATTGCAAGAGTCAGATTCTCAACGACAGGTTGAAGTCATTATTGCTCCTGAAATTATCGTTTCTGCTGATATTACCCTGATGCGGGTGATCATCAATAACCTCATTCAAAATGCTTGGAAATTTACTAGCAATCATGCTACAGCGAGAATTGAGTTTGGGTTAATCAAGCAGGATGAACAGTCTGTCTATTTTGTCCGTGATGATGGTGCAGGCTTTGATATGAATTATACCAAGATGCTTTTTGGAGTGTTCCAACGCCTACATAACGCAAACGAATTTCATGGTACTGGTATTGGTCTAGCGACAGTTCAGCGTGTAATCCATCGTCATGGTGGTAAGGTATGGGCTGAAGGGGAAGTGGAAAAAGGAGCCACATTCTATTTTACATTACCAAATAATCCCACTAGAATAGACATCTTGCAGAACTGA
- the thiC gene encoding phosphomethylpyrimidine synthase ThiC, translating to MTVGLKLNSAPTRRGEYRGTQMHCARQGIITEEMQYVAWRENLPVELVRAEVARGRAIIPANKNHTNLEPMAIGIAFRCKVNANIGASPNSSNIDEEVAKLHLSVKYGADTVMDLSTGGGDLDVIRTAIINASPVPIGTVPIYQALESVHGRMENLTADDFLHIIEKHAEQGVDYQTIHAGILIEHLPLVKNRLTGIVSRGGGILARWMLHHHKQNPLYTHFNDIIEIFKKHDVSFSLGDSLRPGCLHDASDAAQLAELKTLGQLTRRAWEHDIQVMVEGPGHVPMDQIEFNVRKQMEECSEAPFYVLGPLVTDIAPGYDHITSAIGAAMAGWYGTAMLCYVTPKEHLGLPNAEDVRNGLIAYKIAAHAADIARHRPNARDRDDELSTARYNFDWNKQFELSLDPERAKEYHDETLPADIYKTAEFCSMCGPKFCPMQEKVDADAITELEKFLAKETVTTV from the coding sequence ATGACAGTTGGACTAAAGCTTAACTCTGCACCCACAAGGCGCGGAGAATACCGCGGTACGCAAATGCACTGTGCTCGTCAAGGGATCATCACCGAAGAAATGCAGTATGTCGCATGGCGTGAGAACCTTCCCGTCGAGTTAGTACGTGCTGAGGTGGCTCGTGGTCGGGCGATCATTCCCGCCAACAAGAATCACACCAACCTAGAACCAATGGCGATCGGGATTGCCTTCCGATGCAAGGTCAATGCCAATATTGGTGCATCTCCTAACTCTTCTAATATTGACGAAGAAGTTGCCAAGCTCCATCTATCGGTCAAGTATGGCGCAGATACCGTGATGGACTTGTCCACAGGTGGTGGTGATTTAGATGTGATTCGGACTGCGATTATTAATGCCTCTCCAGTTCCCATCGGCACAGTTCCCATTTACCAAGCGCTCGAAAGTGTGCATGGCAGAATGGAAAACCTCACAGCCGACGACTTCCTTCATATCATTGAGAAGCATGCTGAGCAGGGTGTAGACTATCAAACCATTCACGCAGGAATTTTGATCGAGCATCTACCTTTGGTGAAGAATCGCCTCACAGGTATCGTGTCCCGTGGAGGTGGTATTTTGGCTCGATGGATGTTGCATCATCACAAGCAAAATCCTCTCTATACCCATTTCAATGACATCATCGAAATCTTCAAGAAGCATGATGTTTCCTTTAGCTTAGGAGATTCTCTCCGCCCTGGATGTTTACATGATGCATCAGATGCAGCGCAACTTGCAGAGTTGAAAACCCTCGGACAGCTAACTCGCCGTGCTTGGGAACATGATATTCAAGTCATGGTCGAAGGTCCTGGACATGTGCCAATGGATCAGATCGAGTTCAATGTGCGTAAGCAAATGGAGGAATGCTCCGAAGCCCCTTTCTATGTGCTTGGTCCTCTGGTCACAGACATTGCCCCTGGCTATGATCACATCACTTCCGCGATTGGTGCAGCAATGGCAGGTTGGTATGGTACTGCAATGCTTTGCTATGTCACACCGAAGGAACATCTTGGCTTACCCAATGCCGAAGATGTGCGTAATGGCTTGATTGCCTACAAGATCGCGGCTCATGCTGCGGATATTGCCCGTCATCGTCCTAATGCTCGCGATCGCGATGATGAGCTATCAACTGCGCGTTACAACTTTGATTGGAATAAGCAGTTTGAGTTATCCCTCGATCCTGAACGGGCGAAGGAATATCATGATGAAACCTTGCCTGCGGATATTTATAAGACCGCAGAATTCTGCTCAATGTGTGGACCGAAGTTCTGTCCAATGCAAGAGAAGGTTGATGCTGATGCGATTACCGAACTTGAGAAATTTTTGGCTAAGGAGACTGTAACTACAGTTTAG
- a CDS encoding Uma2 family endonuclease has protein sequence MVTQLAKKTYTVDEYLELEVVSDIRNEYRNGEIIPMTGGTPNHTEIAVNLLSILKITLHGKPFRLFSADQRLWIPAVKIHTYPDVMVAPKPLEMQDRRTDTITNPCFIAEVLSKCTQNYDRSEKFAAYRSIPIFQEYLLIDQYRIHVEHHVKTDVNQWLFSEYDDPTVTISLQFVDVQIQIADLYDNIDFTGG, from the coding sequence ATGGTTACTCAACTTGCCAAAAAAACTTATACCGTTGATGAGTATCTCGAACTAGAAGTAGTGTCAGACATTCGCAATGAATATCGTAATGGAGAAATTATTCCCATGACTGGCGGAACTCCAAATCATACAGAAATTGCTGTAAATTTATTATCAATTCTCAAAATTACTCTACACGGTAAGCCTTTTCGTTTATTTTCTGCTGATCAGAGACTTTGGATTCCTGCTGTCAAGATCCATACCTATCCTGATGTGATGGTTGCGCCTAAACCTTTAGAAATGCAGGATCGTCGTACAGATACGATTACTAATCCTTGTTTTATTGCGGAAGTGTTATCTAAATGCACGCAAAACTATGATCGCAGTGAAAAATTTGCAGCCTATCGATCAATTCCCATTTTTCAGGAATATCTCTTGATCGATCAATACCGTATTCATGTTGAGCATCATGTTAAAACCGATGTCAATCAATGGTTATTTTCTGAATACGACGATCCGACCGTGACGATTTCTCTACAGTTTGTAGATGTGCAAATCCAAATAGCCGATCTTTACGACAATATTGATTTCACTGGTGGTTAG
- a CDS encoding Uma2 family endonuclease, translated as MTQAIIATSEVTEHPVATEASVSNPKSQLPWTSADLDLMPDNGNRYEIINGELYVTRAPHNKHQDTCGNFYYVLKSWSTNTGMGYAVIGAGVVFGDNDDVIPDVIWMSKEKYAALIDDAGHFRGAPDLVIEVLSAGIDNEKRDREIKLKLYSSRGVLEYWIADWRAKQIQVYRRENGILKLTMTLFATDTLTSALLPEFSCLISQIFE; from the coding sequence ATGACTCAAGCGATCATTGCTACATCTGAAGTCACAGAGCATCCCGTTGCTACAGAAGCATCCGTCTCTAATCCAAAAAGCCAACTTCCTTGGACTAGTGCTGACCTAGATCTGATGCCCGACAACGGCAACCGTTATGAAATTATTAATGGAGAACTTTACGTGACGAGAGCGCCTCATAACAAACATCAAGATACCTGTGGCAACTTTTACTATGTATTAAAATCATGGTCAACAAATACAGGAATGGGGTATGCGGTAATTGGGGCAGGAGTAGTCTTTGGTGATAATGATGATGTTATTCCCGATGTCATCTGGATGAGTAAAGAGAAATATGCAGCTTTAATCGATGATGCAGGACATTTTCGGGGTGCACCTGATCTTGTGATCGAAGTGCTATCGGCGGGAATTGATAATGAAAAGCGCGATCGCGAAATAAAACTTAAACTTTATTCATCGCGTGGTGTATTGGAATATTGGATTGCTGATTGGAGAGCTAAGCAAATTCAAGTTTATCGGCGCGAAAATGGCATTCTCAAACTAACGATGACTTTGTTTGCAACTGATACCCTAACTTCGGCACTTTTGCCAGAGTTTTCCTGTCTAATATCCCAGATTTTTGAATAA
- the cobU gene encoding bifunctional adenosylcobinamide kinase/adenosylcobinamide-phosphate guanylyltransferase produces the protein MITLVTGATRSGKSEWAEHLAMQSQKSVIYIATATRYPDDAEWEARLQKHSDRRPTSWQTLEVPIELAKSILEIRNNTVYVLVDSIGTWLANLLEESEESWLKIENELLKSIQLCAVDITLVSEEVGWGIVPEYKLGRTFRDRLGSLSRKIGAIADAVYLVTGGYAVNLNQIGEKLP, from the coding sequence ATGATTACTCTAGTAACGGGTGCGACTCGCTCAGGCAAAAGTGAATGGGCGGAACATTTAGCAATGCAATCGCAAAAATCGGTAATTTATATCGCCACTGCAACTCGTTATCCCGATGATGCGGAATGGGAAGCGAGATTGCAAAAACATAGCGATCGCCGTCCTACAAGTTGGCAAACCCTAGAAGTTCCCATTGAACTAGCCAAAAGTATTTTAGAGATTAGAAACAATACTGTTTATGTACTGGTGGATTCCATTGGAACTTGGTTAGCGAATCTTTTAGAAGAGAGTGAGGAGTCTTGGCTAAAGATTGAGAATGAATTATTGAAATCAATTCAATTATGTGCAGTTGATATCACATTGGTATCCGAAGAAGTTGGTTGGGGAATCGTTCCAGAATATAAACTAGGTAGAACCTTTCGCGATCGACTTGGTAGTCTCAGTCGCAAAATTGGGGCGATCGCTGATGCCGTCTACTTAGTCACAGGTGGCTATGCTGTCAATCTCAATCAAATTGGTGAAAAACTACCCTGA
- a CDS encoding methylenetetrahydrofolate reductase: MIDLPQLIVEQPFHKFRKAIANQEFLITAEVSPPKGSDPTHMLAQTRSLKGRVHAVNITDSSRAVMSMSPVAASFLIQQQIGIETVCQIACRDRNRIALQGELLGAAALGINNILALTGDPVKAGDSPAARSVFDYESVRLLQLIQKLNQGIDANGKALPHQGTNFLAGAAVDPQSRSWSGLQRRFERKINAGAQFFQSQLITDFDRLDKFVHQIANQSDKPVLAGIFLIKSAKNAIFLNKYVPGVQIPDHIIDRLAKAKSPLQEGLAIAAEQIQTARQICQGVHIMAIKAEHLIPEILDRAGVANL; the protein is encoded by the coding sequence ATGATCGACTTGCCCCAGCTAATAGTTGAACAACCCTTTCATAAATTTCGCAAGGCGATCGCCAATCAGGAATTTTTAATTACGGCTGAGGTTTCTCCTCCTAAGGGTAGTGACCCTACGCATATGCTCGCACAAACGCGATCGCTCAAGGGGAGAGTTCATGCGGTCAATATTACTGATTCCAGTCGTGCCGTGATGAGCATGAGTCCTGTAGCTGCTTCGTTCTTAATCCAGCAGCAAATTGGCATTGAAACAGTATGCCAAATTGCCTGTCGCGATCGTAATCGCATCGCATTACAGGGGGAACTCTTAGGAGCAGCCGCTTTAGGTATTAACAATATTTTGGCGCTGACAGGCGATCCTGTGAAGGCTGGCGATTCTCCCGCAGCACGATCAGTATTTGACTATGAATCAGTACGCCTATTGCAATTAATCCAAAAACTCAATCAGGGTATTGATGCTAATGGCAAAGCTTTACCGCATCAAGGTACAAACTTCCTCGCAGGAGCTGCCGTTGATCCGCAGTCACGCAGTTGGTCAGGTTTGCAAAGACGATTTGAGCGCAAGATTAATGCGGGGGCACAATTTTTTCAAAGCCAATTAATTACAGATTTTGATCGCCTCGATAAATTTGTCCATCAAATTGCCAATCAGTCAGATAAGCCCGTTTTGGCAGGCATATTTCTGATTAAATCCGCTAAAAATGCCATATTTCTAAATAAATATGTGCCAGGGGTACAAATTCCTGACCATATTATTGATCGCTTAGCCAAAGCCAAATCACCTTTACAGGAAGGACTAGCGATCGCCGCCGAGCAAATCCAAACCGCAAGGCAAATTTGTCAGGGTGTGCATATCATGGCAATTAAAGCTGAGCATCTCATTCCTGAGATCCTCGACCGTGCAGGTGTCGCCAATCTATAA